Proteins encoded together in one Lathyrus oleraceus cultivar Zhongwan6 chromosome 5, CAAS_Psat_ZW6_1.0, whole genome shotgun sequence window:
- the LOC127079083 gene encoding uncharacterized protein LOC127079083, with protein MSPKLKDPGSFSIPCVIGKFNIDKAMCDLGASVSLMPLSTCKKLNLGELRPTEMSLQLADHSVKFPIDMLENILVCIGKFYIPTGFVTMDIKEDSHIPIILGRAFLFTTRTIIDVKKGKLTFQVREEKVEFILAQFLQAPAIEDSCCLLDVIKECVKEMEREPSKCT; from the coding sequence ATGTCTCCTAAGCtgaaagaccctggtagtttttccATACCATGTGTAATCGGAAAATTTAATATAGACAAAGCTATGTGCGACTTAGGAGCCAGTGTTAGTTTAATGCCTTTATCCACATGCAAGAAACTCAATTTAGGAGAACTAAGACCAACGGAGATGTCTCTACAACTAGCTGACCATTCTGTTAAATTTCCAATAGATATGCTAGAGAACATTCTCGTTTGTATAGGTAAATTCTACATTCCCACCGGCTTTGTGACAATGGATATAAAGGAGGATTCCCACATCCCTATTATTTTAGGAAGAGCCTTTTTATTCACAACTAGAACCATcatagatgtcaagaaaggaaagcTAACTTTCCAAGTTAGGGAAGAAAAAGTTGAATTTATTTTAGCTCAATTCTTACAGGCGCCAGCTATAGAAGATTCATGTTGTCTCTTAGACGTCATCAAAGAATGCGTGAAAGAAATGGAGAGGGAACCATCTAAGTGTACTTAA